Proteins from one candidate division KSB1 bacterium genomic window:
- a CDS encoding DegT/DnrJ/EryC1/StrS family aminotransferase, translated as MKIPFLDMTRQHVTLQPEIEAAMARVCRRAWFILGEELEAFEQEFAAYLGARFGVGVGSGTEALHLALLACGVQPGDEVITVPNTAVPTISAISFAQATPVLVDIDPDTFTMNVAQVEAAITARTRVLLPVHLYGQTADLAPLLEIARRHNLRVVEDACQAHGATYGRRKAGTCGDAGCFSFYPSKNLGAYGDAGLVCTDQPEIAERLRLLRNYGQTRRYYHATKGFNSRLDELQAAILRTKLPHLDRWNARRQELAQRYDELLRDLPLTLPRRAAHGQHVFHLYVVRTPQRDQLCAFLTERGVQTIIHYPVPVHLQEAYRDLNLAAGCLPEAEHAAREIVSLPLYPEMRAEEIEFVAACIREFFQKH; from the coding sequence ATGAAAATTCCCTTTCTTGACATGACGCGCCAGCATGTGACGCTGCAACCCGAGATCGAGGCGGCCATGGCACGGGTGTGCCGGCGCGCCTGGTTCATCCTGGGTGAAGAGCTGGAGGCATTCGAGCAGGAGTTTGCCGCCTATCTCGGAGCACGCTTCGGCGTGGGCGTCGGCTCCGGCACGGAAGCCCTGCACCTGGCACTGCTGGCCTGCGGCGTGCAACCCGGCGACGAAGTCATCACCGTGCCCAACACCGCAGTGCCCACCATTTCCGCCATCTCCTTCGCGCAAGCCACGCCGGTGTTGGTGGATATCGACCCCGACACCTTCACCATGAACGTGGCACAGGTGGAAGCAGCGATCACCGCCCGCACCAGAGTGCTGCTGCCGGTGCATCTCTACGGCCAGACTGCCGATCTTGCGCCGTTGCTTGAAATCGCGCGGCGGCACAATTTGCGGGTGGTGGAGGATGCCTGTCAGGCTCATGGTGCCACCTACGGACGCCGCAAAGCCGGAACCTGCGGTGACGCCGGGTGCTTCAGCTTTTATCCCAGCAAGAACCTGGGCGCGTATGGTGACGCCGGCCTGGTCTGCACGGATCAGCCGGAAATCGCCGAGCGTCTGCGGCTGTTGCGCAATTACGGCCAGACCCGGCGTTATTACCACGCCACCAAGGGGTTCAACAGCCGGCTCGACGAGTTGCAGGCCGCGATTTTGCGCACCAAGCTGCCCCATCTCGACCGCTGGAATGCGCGCCGGCAGGAGCTGGCGCAGCGCTATGACGAGCTGTTGCGTGACCTGCCCCTGACCCTGCCACGGCGGGCCGCCCACGGCCAGCATGTTTTTCATCTCTATGTGGTGCGCACCCCGCAGCGCGATCAACTCTGCGCGTTCCTGACGGAGCGCGGCGTACAAACCATCATTCACTATCCGGTGCCGGTGCATCTGCAGGAAGCGTATCGCGATCTCAACCTGGCGGCCGGTTGTCTGCCCGAAGCCGAGCATGCCGCGCGTGAGATCGTTTCGCTGCCGCTTTATCCCGAAATGCGGGCGGAAGAAATCGAATTTGTCGCCGCCTGCATTCGCGAGTTCTTTCAAAAGCACTGA
- a CDS encoding NAD-dependent epimerase/dehydratase family protein codes for MQDLTKPFHDKNVMITGGLGFIGSNLAIRLASAGARVTVVDSLIDDYGGNLFNLHGYEDRLRINIADVRTRSTMNYLVRGQHYIFNLAGQVSHIDSMENPYNDLEINCISQLSLLEACRRFNPGVKIVFAGTRQQYGKPQYLPVDERHLMLPTDVNGINKMAGEMYHLLYNNVYGIRACSLRLTNTYGPRMLMKHNRQGFIGVFIRQAINGECIKLFGDGKQRRDYNYVDDVVDAFLLAAADDRANGEAFNLGGLEVFSLLRFVEILLEITGSGSYEIVPFPEEKKRIDIGDYYGNYEKIRSLLGWEPQVRLREGLERTVEYFRNYKQYYWPKHENSLS; via the coding sequence ATGCAAGACCTCACGAAGCCGTTTCATGACAAAAATGTCATGATCACAGGAGGGCTGGGATTCATCGGTTCCAACCTCGCCATTCGCCTGGCCAGCGCGGGCGCGCGTGTCACCGTGGTCGATTCATTGATCGATGACTATGGTGGCAACCTCTTCAACCTGCACGGCTATGAAGACCGCCTGCGCATCAACATCGCCGATGTGCGCACCCGCTCGACCATGAATTATCTCGTGCGCGGCCAGCATTACATCTTCAACCTCGCCGGCCAGGTCAGCCACATCGACAGCATGGAAAACCCCTACAATGATCTGGAAATCAATTGTATCAGCCAGTTGTCGCTTCTCGAAGCCTGCCGGCGCTTCAATCCCGGCGTGAAAATCGTTTTTGCCGGCACGCGCCAGCAATACGGCAAGCCGCAATACCTGCCGGTGGACGAACGCCATCTCATGCTGCCCACTGATGTCAACGGCATCAACAAGATGGCGGGCGAAATGTACCACCTGCTGTACAACAACGTCTATGGCATCCGCGCCTGTTCGCTGCGGCTGACCAACACCTACGGTCCGCGCATGCTGATGAAGCACAACCGCCAGGGTTTCATTGGTGTGTTCATCCGCCAGGCGATCAACGGCGAGTGCATCAAGCTTTTCGGCGACGGCAAACAGCGCCGGGACTACAATTACGTCGATGATGTCGTCGATGCCTTCCTGCTTGCCGCCGCCGACGATCGTGCCAACGGGGAAGCCTTCAACCTCGGCGGCCTGGAAGTGTTCAGCCTGCTGCGTTTCGTCGAGATCCTGCTCGAGATCACCGGCAGCGGCTCCTATGAAATCGTGCCCTTTCCCGAGGAAAAGAAGCGTATCGACATCGGCGACTACTACGGCAACTATGAAAAGATCCGCAGCCTGCTGGGCTGGGAGCCGCAGGTGCGGTTGCGTGAAGGCTTGGAGCGCACCGTCGAGTATTTCCGCAACTACAAACAGTACTACTGGCCCAAGCATGAAAATTCCCTTTCTTGA
- a CDS encoding glycosyltransferase family 2 protein: MEHSTNGLSLSIFFPVYNDWGTIGSLAALAIATAEQITSDYEIILINDGSGESTVEVLNFLEKAFPQIRVVHHKKNRGYGGALKSGFAAATKEFIFYTDGDAQYDVRELKKLVAAMRPGIDIVNGYKIKRHDPWYRIVIGRLYHTVTRLAFGFTIRDVDCDFRLMRRSIFEKIHLEHNSGVICVEMIKKMHDAGCRFAEVPVTHFHRASGKSTFFRFRRIARVGLDLARLWWRLVIKKESLSRQPVHARPHEAVS; encoded by the coding sequence ATGGAACACAGCACGAACGGCCTCAGCCTGTCCATCTTCTTTCCGGTCTATAATGACTGGGGAACGATTGGGAGCCTGGCGGCTTTGGCGATCGCCACCGCCGAGCAGATCACCAGCGATTACGAGATCATTCTCATCAATGATGGCAGTGGCGAGAGCACGGTCGAGGTTCTGAACTTTTTGGAGAAGGCTTTCCCGCAAATCCGCGTGGTGCACCACAAAAAGAACCGCGGTTACGGCGGTGCGCTCAAGAGCGGCTTTGCCGCCGCCACCAAGGAATTCATTTTTTACACCGATGGCGACGCCCAGTACGACGTGCGTGAGCTCAAGAAGCTGGTGGCTGCGATGCGCCCGGGCATCGACATTGTCAATGGCTACAAGATCAAACGGCACGATCCCTGGTATCGCATCGTCATCGGCCGGCTTTATCACACCGTCACCCGGCTGGCTTTCGGCTTCACCATCCGTGACGTCGACTGCGATTTTCGGCTGATGCGGCGCAGCATCTTCGAGAAAATTCATCTCGAGCACAACAGCGGTGTCATTTGTGTGGAGATGATCAAGAAGATGCACGATGCCGGCTGCCGTTTCGCGGAGGTGCCGGTCACCCATTTTCATCGCGCCAGCGGCAAATCGACCTTCTTTCGGTTCCGCCGCATCGCACGCGTCGGCCTCGATCTCGCCCGGCTGTGGTGGCGGCTCGTCATCAAGAAGGAATCTCTATCGCGACAACCGGTTCATGCAAGACCTCACGAAGCCGTTTCATGA